The Carcharodon carcharias isolate sCarCar2 chromosome 23, sCarCar2.pri, whole genome shotgun sequence genome has a window encoding:
- the LOC121269163 gene encoding keratin, type I cytoskeletal 19-like, translating into MSLIFPSVQTRSGSRKSTGSSVILSSSKSGRLSVASAGSKSRRAVSVYSNPIRSTRISTASSGYGGLYSGGYSSGSFGLFSVNEKQTMQNLNDRLALYLEKVRSLEKSNNQLERQIREFYEKRTPSGTKDLGSYWKTISELRAQINDASLANARVLLQIDNAKLAADDFKTKYEAEYSIRCGVEMDIAGLRKVLDELTFTRSDLESQIEQLKEETIYTKKNHEEELKSLHNQIRGTVTVDVDSTPGTDLTKALAEIREKYELISAKNQKEAESWYKEQSANLQQTVVTNTEMIQTEKSQLTEQRRKLQALEIELQTMLSVKMSLEDSLQEIEDRYAVELNRLQGIMADREAEFMHIQTEMERKTQEYAQLLDVKSRLEMEIATYRHLLEGEEDRYVTEIKTETVHDPTVVTTKKVVTITETIVDGKVVESHQEVNVK; encoded by the exons ATGTCTCTTATTTTCCCCTCAGTGCAGACCCGCAGCGGCTCCCGCAAAAGCACCGGCAGCTCTGTCATCCTGAGCTCCTCCAAGTCGGGGAGGCTGAGCGTGGCCAGTGCAGGGTCCAAGAGCCGCCGAGCTGTCAGCGTCTACAGCAATCCAATCCGCAGCACCCGCATCTCCACCGCCTCCTCCGGCTATGGAGGCTTATACTCCGGGGGTTACAGCTCAGGGTCGTTCGGGCTCTTCAGCGTCAATGAGAAGCAGACCATGCAGAACCTGAATGACCGCCTGGCGTTATACCTGGAGAAAGTGCGCAGCTTGGAAAAGTCCAACAACCAGCTGGAGCGGCAGATCAGGGAGTTCTATGAGAAGAGAACACCATCAGGAACCAAAGACCTGGGAAGCTATTGGAAAACGATTTCCGAGCTCCGAGCGCAG ATCAATGATGCTTCTCTTGCCAATGCCAGGGTCCTGCTGCAGATTGACAATGCGAAACTGGCTGCAGATGACTTTAAAACCAA ATATGAAGCCGAGTACTCCATCAGATGTGGAGTGGAGATGGACATTGCTGGGTTGCGCAAGGTCCTGGATGAACTGACCTTCACTAGGAGTGATCTGGAGTCACAGATTGAACAACTGAAGGAAGAAACAATTTACACCAAGAAAAACCACGAAGAA GAGCTGAAGTCTCTCCACAATCAAATCCGTGGCACAGTCACAGTAGACGTGGATTCCACCCCGGGTACAGATTTGACCAAGGCTCTGGCCGAAATTAGAGAAAAATACGAATTAATATCAGCGAAAAACCAGAAGGAGGCAGAATCCTGGTACAAGGAACAG TCTGCAAATCTACAACAGACAGTGGTTACTAACACTGAGATGATACAAACAGAAAAGTCACAACTTACCGAACAGAGACGGAAACTACAGGCGTTGGAAATTGAGCTTCAAACAATGCTGAGCGTG AAAATGTCCCTGGAAGACAGTCTCCAGGAGATAGAAGATCGCTATGCTGTGGAGCTCAACAGACTTCAGGGTATCATGGCTGACCGGGAAGCAGAGTTCATGCATATTCAAACTGAAATGGAGCGAAAAACCCAAGAATACGCACAGCTTCTAGATGTCAAAAGCAGACTAGAGATGGAGATTGCTACATACCGTCACCTCCTAGAGGGAGAAGAAGATAG ATATGtaactgaaatcaaaacagaaactgTCCATG ATCCAACAGTGGTGACAACCAAAAAGGTCGTGACCATTACTGAAACGATCGTTGATGGGAAGGTCGTTGAGTCACATCAAGAAGTCAATGTGAAGTAA